A stretch of DNA from Puniceicoccaceae bacterium:
TGCACGGATGACAACGCGAGCTGGAAGCTCCCGCTACGCGTCTCGGATCCTTCCAAAGCTGCAATACGCAAAACGAAACAAGGTCCTAGCAAAACAATCCCCAAAATGCGCAACTTTTGAGTTGCATTTCTGAGCCGCGACCCAATTATGCAACCAAAAGGTTACTTATGAACTCACATACCATCATCAAACAGATTCACATTCACGCTCCGGTTGCACGGGTCTGGCAGGCCCTGACCGACCATCACCAGTTCGGTGCCTGGTTTGGCATCAACTTGGAGGGACCTTTTGCACCCGGCAAAACCACACGTGGTCAGATCACATTCGAGGGATACGAACACGTTCTCATCGATTTCATGGTCGAACAGCTTCAGCCAGAACAACGCTTCGTATACCGTTGGCATCCCTACTGTGTCGATCCAGAGGTTGACTACTCGAAAGAGACGCCCACAAAGGTGGAACTCGAACTGTCTCCGGTCGAAAAGGGAACCCTGCTGCGCGTTACAGAATCGGGATTCGACAAGATCCCGTCACACCGCTATGACGAGGCCATGCGCATGAATACCAAGGGTTGGGAATCGCAGCTCAACAACATCGCCGAATATGTCACGCAAAACGGTTGAAAGCATACTCCAGGATCGCACCCACCCAGCGCTCGTGTTTGCGGCGCTGGGGGATGCGACCCGACTTGACCTCGTCAACCGCTTGTCGGGTGGCGAGGCTCGCTCGATTTCCAATCTTGCCCAGGGCTACGATCTCAGCCGCCAGGCGATCACCAAACACCTGCGCGTGCTCGAAGGTGCTGGCATCGTTCAC
This window harbors:
- a CDS encoding SRPBCC family protein; amino-acid sequence: MNSHTIIKQIHIHAPVARVWQALTDHHQFGAWFGINLEGPFAPGKTTRGQITFEGYEHVLIDFMVEQLQPEQRFVYRWHPYCVDPEVDYSKETPTKVELELSPVEKGTLLRVTESGFDKIPSHRYDEAMRMNTKGWESQLNNIAEYVTQNG
- a CDS encoding metalloregulator ArsR/SmtB family transcription factor; the encoded protein is MSRKTVESILQDRTHPALVFAALGDATRLDLVNRLSGGEARSISNLAQGYDLSRQAITKHLRVLEGAGIVHNIRSGRERLYQLDPAPFDAMKHYLDRVSTQWDEALGRLKTFVEQEQPSSES